The Odocoileus virginianus isolate 20LAN1187 ecotype Illinois unplaced genomic scaffold, Ovbor_1.2 Unplaced_Scaffold_1, whole genome shotgun sequence genome window below encodes:
- the AGTR2 gene encoding type-2 angiotensin II receptor, protein MKANFSLAIISKNITSNLPVGLVNISSNESTFNCSHKPSDKHLDAIPVLYYIIFAVGFLVNTIVVTLFCCQKGPKKVSSIYIFNLAVADLLLLATLPLWATYYSHRYDWLFGPVMCKVFGSFLTLNMFASIFFITCMSVDRYQSVIYPFLSQRRNPWQASYIVPLVWCMACLSSLPTFYFRDVRTIEYLGVNACIMAFPPEKYAQWSAGIALMKNILGFIIPLIFIATCYFGIRKHLLKTNSYGKNRITRDQVLKMAAAVVLAFIICWLPFHVLTFLDALAWMGVINSCEVIAVIDLALPFAILLGFTNSCINPFLYCFVGNRFQQKLRRVFRVPITWLQGKRENGSCGKSSSLREMETFVS, encoded by the coding sequence ATGAAAGCCAACTTCTCCCTTGCCATCATCAGCAAAAACATTACCAGCAATCTTCCCGTTGGACTTGTGAACATTTCTAGCAATGAGTCTACCTTTAATTGCTCACATAAGCCATCAGATAAGCATTTAGATGCAATTCCTGTtctttattacattatttttgcGGTTGGATTTCTTGTCAATACTATTGTGGTTACACTGTTTTGTTGTCAAAAGGGTCCTAAGAAGGTTTCCAGCATTTACATCTTCAATCTAGCTGTGGCTGACTTACTTCTTTTGGCTACTCTTCCTCTCTGGGCAACCTATTATTCTCATAGATATGACTGGCTCTTTGGACCTGTGATGTGCAAAGTTTTTGGTTCTTTCCTGACCCTGAACATGTTTGCAAGCATTTTTTTTATCACCTGCATGAGTGTTGATAGGTACCAATCTGTCATCTACCCCTTTCTGTCTCAAAGAAGAAATCCCTGGCAAGCATCTTATATAGTTCCCCTTGTTTGGTGTATGGCTTGTCTGTCCTCATTGCCAACGTTTTATTTCCGGGATGTCAGAACCATTGAATATTTAGGGGTGAATGCTTGCATAATGGCTTTCCCACCTGAGAAGTATGCCCAATGGTCAGCTGGGATTGCCTTAATGAAAAATATCCTTGGTTTTATTATCCCTTTAATATTCATAGCAACATGCTATTTTGGAATCAGAAAACATCTACTGAAGACCAATAGCTATGGAAAGAATAGAATAACTCGTGACCAAGTTCTGAAGATGGCAGCTGCTGTTGTTCTGGCGTTCATCATTTGTTGGCTTCCTTTCCATGTTCTGACCTTCCTGGATGCTCTAGCCTGGATGGGTGTCATTAATAGCTGTGAAGTTATAGCAGTCATTGACCTGGCACTTCCTTTTGCCATTCTCCTGGGATTCACCAACAGCTGCATTAATCCCTTTCTGTATTGTTTTGTTGGAAACAGGTTCCAACAGAAGCTCCGCCGTGTGTTTAGGGTTCCAATTACTTGGCTCCAAGGCAAGAGAGAGAATGGGTCATGTGGAAAAAGCAGTTCCCTTAGAGAAATGGAGACCTTTGTGTCTTAA